One Sphaerisporangium krabiense DNA segment encodes these proteins:
- the mmuM gene encoding homocysteine S-methyltransferase: MSSELDETDVLILDGGLATHLEALGCDLRDELWSARLLLQNPEAILRAHRDFFAAGADVATTASYQASFPALMRRGHVAQEVQALLQLSVELAAQARDEVGGGLVAASVGPYGASLANGAEYTGDYDLDEEGLLAWHRPRWEVLADSQADLLACETIPSFTEARAIARLLEETPNVNAWVSFSCRDGERISDGTPLSACAELFAGNTQVVGVGVNCTAPSHVKSLIGHVTGSPIVVYPNSGETWDAEGRRWLGLADPREFGAAAREWRDAGATLIGGCCRTTPEHIRQIRASLS; encoded by the coding sequence GTGAGTTCCGAGCTTGATGAGACCGACGTCCTGATTCTCGACGGCGGTCTCGCCACGCATCTGGAGGCGCTCGGCTGCGACCTCCGGGACGAGCTGTGGTCCGCCCGCCTGCTGCTGCAGAACCCCGAGGCGATCCTGCGCGCCCACCGCGACTTCTTCGCCGCCGGGGCGGACGTGGCGACCACGGCGAGCTACCAGGCGAGCTTCCCGGCCCTGATGCGCCGGGGGCACGTCGCCCAGGAGGTCCAGGCGCTGCTGCAGTTGTCGGTGGAACTCGCCGCGCAGGCCAGGGACGAGGTGGGCGGCGGCCTGGTGGCGGCCAGCGTGGGGCCGTACGGCGCGAGCCTCGCCAACGGCGCCGAGTACACCGGGGACTACGACCTCGACGAGGAGGGCCTGCTCGCCTGGCACCGCCCCCGCTGGGAGGTGCTCGCCGACAGCCAGGCCGACCTGCTGGCGTGCGAGACGATCCCGTCCTTCACCGAGGCGCGCGCGATCGCCCGGCTGCTCGAGGAGACCCCGAACGTCAACGCGTGGGTGAGCTTCTCCTGCCGTGACGGCGAGCGCATCAGCGACGGGACGCCGCTGTCCGCGTGCGCGGAGCTGTTCGCCGGGAACACCCAGGTGGTCGGCGTCGGCGTGAACTGCACAGCGCCGAGCCACGTCAAGAGCCTGATCGGGCACGTCACCGGCTCGCCGATCGTGGTCTACCCCAACTCCGGGGAGACCTGGGACGCCGAGGGGCGCCGCTGGCTGGGGCTCGCCGACCCGCGGGAGTTCGGCGCGGCCGCCCGGGAGTGGCGGGACGCGGGGGCGACGCTGATCGGCGGCTGCTGCCGTACGACGCCCGAGCACATCCGTCAGATCCGGGCGAGCCTGTCCTGA
- a CDS encoding DEAD/DEAH box helicase, with protein MLVVHGAWTNGGPLLWAEDTSARGAAAAGDEIVRGGSSGRARAGRRGVRPHPFAAGAGLLAAALGEGAAGAVPAETTLLLPGSAREPVPSPESGLDGAARGARISPWIVPALAFPASGALALLERLSSPLPGEPGAPEWGPGAALRYLAVVAEHAEALVRRGRVLPQLVMEDGAHAARWVPVITGADATAFRELAAAMPPVCRAAVEERPSSEVLRAALGALADAATRRALPDRLLRGNRGGPKSPLAERWLFALTREDPALPGAGAREAADLGDALRGWLESAHDLEGPIRVCFRLSEPRPGPGQEPGTEAGAGDGTGVAAGAGAASDGDAWELEFALQSVDDPSLYVPASLLWDGTRVPGLPRRPDETLLAGLGRAVRLCPELHTALRDPRPSRMIVDTAWAFGFLRRSAPLLQAAGYGVRLPAWAGRKGLGLKLTTRSRGSTPARAASGQGFGLGELVDFRVDLAVGDHTIGEEELEELARLKVPLVRVRGQWVELDDRQLKAALSVMERRRSGQMTVAEVLQEVVTGGDEELPLVEVDADGALGDLLSGEADRRLTPVATPASFNGALRPYQERGLSWLAFLSRIGLGGILADDMGLGKTAQTLSLMLEERAAGPVPPTLLVCPMSLLSNWQKEAARFAPSLRVYVHHGGTRGRGEELDAAVAGADLVVTTYGTALRDAEVLRGFAWGRVVCDEAQAIKNSGARQAQAVRSIPAGTRLALTGTPVENHLAELWSIMEFCNPGLLGPAKRFRERYQEPIEARGDEQAAHALKRATQPFVLRRLKTDKTIISDLPEKLEMKVWCTLTPEQASLYQAVVNDMLTKIDQSEGIERRGNVLATMTRLKQVCNHPAHLLKDGSRLAGRSGKLARLEELAEEIVEEGDKALVFTQYAEFGALLQPYLAAHLDRPVLWLHGGLPKKRRDELVERFQHDDDPMIFLLSLKAAGTGLNLTAANHVVHVDRWWNPAVEDQATDRAFRIGQTRNVQVRKFICAGTLEERIDEMIERKKALAESVVGAGEDWIADLTTEQLRELFRLGPEAVS; from the coding sequence GTGCTCGTGGTCCACGGTGCCTGGACCAACGGGGGCCCACTGCTATGGGCGGAGGACACCTCCGCGCGCGGGGCCGCCGCGGCGGGGGACGAGATCGTGCGCGGGGGGTCGTCCGGGCGGGCGCGCGCAGGACGCCGGGGAGTGCGGCCGCATCCGTTCGCGGCCGGGGCGGGCCTGCTCGCCGCGGCGCTGGGGGAGGGCGCCGCCGGGGCCGTTCCGGCCGAGACCACGCTGCTGTTGCCGGGGTCGGCCAGGGAGCCGGTGCCCTCGCCGGAGTCCGGTCTCGACGGCGCGGCCCGCGGCGCCCGGATCTCGCCGTGGATAGTCCCGGCGCTCGCCTTCCCGGCCTCGGGCGCGCTCGCCCTGCTGGAACGCCTGTCCTCGCCCCTTCCCGGCGAGCCGGGCGCGCCGGAGTGGGGGCCCGGCGCCGCGCTGCGCTACCTCGCCGTCGTGGCCGAGCACGCCGAGGCCCTGGTCAGGCGGGGCCGGGTGCTGCCCCAGCTCGTCATGGAGGACGGCGCGCACGCCGCCCGCTGGGTGCCGGTGATCACCGGGGCCGACGCCACCGCCTTCCGCGAGCTCGCCGCCGCCATGCCTCCGGTGTGCCGGGCGGCCGTCGAGGAGCGTCCCTCCTCCGAGGTCCTGCGCGCGGCGCTCGGCGCGCTCGCCGACGCCGCGACCCGCCGGGCGCTCCCGGACAGGCTGCTGCGCGGCAACCGCGGCGGGCCGAAGAGCCCTCTCGCGGAACGCTGGCTGTTCGCCCTCACCCGCGAGGACCCGGCCCTGCCCGGCGCCGGCGCGCGCGAGGCCGCGGACCTCGGCGACGCGCTGCGCGGCTGGCTGGAGTCCGCCCACGACCTGGAAGGCCCGATCCGCGTCTGCTTCCGCCTCTCCGAACCCCGGCCCGGGCCCGGCCAGGAACCCGGAACCGAGGCGGGCGCAGGGGACGGGACCGGCGTCGCGGCGGGAGCCGGGGCCGCGAGCGACGGTGACGCGTGGGAGTTGGAGTTCGCGCTCCAGTCCGTGGACGACCCCAGCCTGTACGTTCCCGCGTCGCTGCTGTGGGACGGCACGCGCGTCCCCGGCCTGCCCCGCCGGCCCGACGAGACGCTGCTCGCCGGGCTCGGCCGCGCCGTGCGCCTCTGCCCGGAGCTGCACACGGCGCTGCGCGACCCCCGGCCGTCCCGCATGATCGTGGACACCGCGTGGGCGTTCGGATTCCTGCGCAGGTCCGCGCCCCTGTTGCAGGCCGCGGGGTACGGCGTGCGGCTGCCCGCGTGGGCCGGGCGCAAGGGGCTCGGCCTCAAGCTGACCACCCGCTCGCGCGGCTCCACGCCGGCGCGGGCCGCGTCGGGGCAGGGGTTCGGCCTCGGCGAGCTGGTGGACTTCCGCGTCGACCTGGCCGTCGGCGACCACACCATCGGCGAGGAGGAACTGGAGGAGCTGGCCCGGCTCAAGGTGCCCCTGGTCCGGGTGCGCGGCCAGTGGGTGGAACTGGACGACCGCCAGCTCAAGGCCGCGCTGTCGGTGATGGAGCGGCGCCGCTCGGGCCAGATGACCGTCGCCGAGGTCCTCCAGGAGGTCGTCACCGGCGGCGACGAGGAGCTGCCGCTCGTCGAGGTGGACGCCGACGGCGCGCTCGGCGACCTGCTGTCCGGCGAGGCCGACCGCCGTCTCACCCCGGTCGCCACCCCGGCCTCCTTCAACGGCGCCCTGCGCCCCTACCAGGAGCGCGGCCTGTCGTGGCTGGCCTTCCTGTCGCGGATCGGGCTCGGCGGGATCCTCGCCGACGACATGGGGCTCGGCAAGACGGCCCAGACGCTGTCGCTCATGCTGGAGGAACGCGCCGCCGGGCCCGTGCCGCCCACGCTGCTGGTCTGCCCGATGTCCCTGCTGAGCAACTGGCAGAAGGAGGCGGCGCGGTTCGCGCCGTCCCTGCGGGTCTACGTCCACCACGGCGGGACGCGCGGGCGCGGTGAGGAACTGGACGCCGCCGTGGCGGGCGCCGACCTGGTGGTCACCACCTACGGCACGGCGCTGCGGGACGCCGAGGTCCTGCGGGGGTTCGCCTGGGGCCGGGTGGTCTGCGACGAGGCGCAGGCGATCAAGAACAGCGGCGCCCGGCAGGCGCAGGCCGTCCGCTCGATCCCGGCGGGCACCCGGCTCGCGCTGACCGGCACCCCGGTCGAGAACCACCTGGCCGAGCTGTGGTCGATCATGGAGTTCTGCAACCCCGGCCTGCTCGGACCGGCCAAGCGGTTCCGTGAGCGCTACCAGGAGCCGATCGAGGCGCGCGGCGACGAGCAGGCCGCCCATGCGCTCAAGCGGGCCACCCAGCCGTTCGTGCTGCGCCGCCTCAAGACCGACAAGACGATCATCTCCGACCTCCCCGAGAAGCTGGAGATGAAGGTCTGGTGCACGCTCACCCCCGAGCAGGCCAGCCTCTACCAGGCCGTCGTCAACGACATGCTCACCAAGATCGACCAGAGCGAGGGCATCGAGCGGCGCGGCAACGTGCTGGCCACGATGACCAGGCTCAAGCAGGTCTGCAACCACCCCGCCCACCTGCTCAAGGACGGCTCCCGGCTCGCCGGCCGCTCCGGCAAGCTGGCCCGGCTGGAGGAACTCGCCGAGGAGATCGTCGAGGAGGGCGACAAGGCGCTCGTCTTCACCCAGTACGCCGAGTTCGGCGCCCTGCTCCAGCCCTACCTCGCCGCCCACCTGGACCGCCCCGTCCTCTGGCTGCACGGCGGGCTGCCCAAGAAGCGGCGCGACGAGCTCGTCGAACGCTTCCAGCACGACGACGACCCGATGATCTTCCTGCTGTCGCTGAAGGCCGCGGGCACCGGGCTCAACCTCACCGCCGCCAACCACGTGGTCCACGTCGACCGCTGGTGGAACCCGGCCGTGGAGGACCAGGCCACCGACCGGGCCTTCCGCATCGGGCAGACCAGGAACGTCCAGGTCAGGAAGTTCATCTGCGCGGGCACGCTGGAGGAGCGCATCGACGAGATGATCGAGCGCAAGAAGGCGCTGGCGGAGAGCGTCGTCGGCGCCGGCGAGGACTGGATCGCCGACCTGACGACCGAGCAGTTGCGCGAGCTGTTCCGGCTCGGCCCCGAGGCGGTGAGCTGA
- a CDS encoding SWIM zinc finger family protein has protein sequence MPVGKDGWFEAAAPIRVEGGIRARGRRGSLGEQWWSRRFVDILERVCDPGRLTRGRAYARKGQVLEIHLEPGVARARVQGSRPDPYELSITIGAYGEAEWESVQEALAGEALYRAALLAGEMPPEIVEVFDRLGLPLFPSELDMECSCPDWGLPCKHLSAVLYLLAESFDEDPFLVLAWRGRAKDALLDALRGAGDDDVPADPLHVEDVPFARRAGDFYGPAVPPGRLRPRPTPAGAPPELLLRALEPPPVKVRHIPLLDILRPAYRELGTRADGP, from the coding sequence ATGCCGGTCGGCAAGGACGGATGGTTCGAGGCGGCGGCGCCGATCCGCGTCGAGGGGGGCATCCGGGCGCGCGGCAGGCGCGGGTCCCTCGGCGAGCAGTGGTGGTCGCGCCGGTTCGTCGACATCCTGGAGCGCGTCTGCGACCCCGGCCGTCTCACGCGGGGACGCGCCTACGCCAGGAAGGGCCAGGTCCTGGAGATCCACCTGGAGCCGGGCGTCGCCCGGGCCCGCGTCCAGGGCTCCCGGCCCGACCCGTACGAGCTGTCGATCACGATCGGCGCCTACGGCGAGGCCGAGTGGGAGAGCGTCCAGGAGGCGCTGGCCGGCGAGGCGCTGTACCGGGCCGCGCTGCTCGCCGGCGAGATGCCCCCCGAGATCGTCGAGGTCTTCGACCGGCTCGGCCTGCCGCTGTTCCCCTCCGAGCTGGACATGGAGTGCTCCTGCCCGGACTGGGGCCTGCCCTGCAAGCACCTGTCGGCCGTGCTGTACCTGCTGGCCGAGTCGTTCGACGAGGATCCCTTCCTCGTGCTCGCCTGGCGCGGCCGGGCCAAGGACGCCCTGCTGGACGCGCTGCGCGGCGCCGGCGACGACGACGTGCCCGCCGACCCGCTGCACGTGGAGGACGTGCCGTTCGCCCGGCGCGCGGGCGACTTCTACGGCCCCGCGGTCCCGCCGGGCCGGCTGCGCCCGCGCCCCACGCCCGCCGGCGCGCCGCCCGAACTGCTGCTCCGCGCCCTGGAGCCGCCGCCCGTCAAGGTGCGCCACATCCCGTTGCTGGACATCCTGCGCCCCGCCTACCGCGAGCTCGGCACCCGCGCCGACGGCCCCTGA
- a CDS encoding VIT domain-containing protein has product MTVPITPLKPGEYAPLPDAGLGALRTGKGNLPLESVGVEALITGLTSGVEVAQGFRNPHEVPLEATYIFPLPDRAAVTSFRMEAADRVVEGVLKERGQARRDYDRALAEGRRAAIAEEDRPDVFTIRVGNVLPGERVTVRLTLSQPLPYEDGAATFRFPLVVAPRYIPGAPLPDRSAGDGVAPDTDAVPDASRITPPVLLPGFPNPVRLELGARVDPAGLELTAIRSSLHEVDQEGDTVRLRPGERLDRDFVLRLEFAASAALALVPDEAGHEGAAGDDAEAVPGEGDAEDGDGTFTLTVLPPPEEAGERRPRDVVLLLDRSGSMAGWKMVAARRAAARIVDTLTSADRFAVLSFDSVVERPERLDPGLVPASDRNRYRAVEHLARLEARGGTELLQPMEEGLGLLADPAREGVLVLVTDGQVGNEDQILERLGARLAAVRVHTVGIDRAVNAGFLGRLAGLGAGRCELVESEDRLDEAMEHIHRRIGSPLVTGLTLKAEGLDVLPATVTHLGSLYSGVPLTVSGRFRGPASGAITVHGLTAEGRPWERRLTGTPATGTAARAIWARAHLRRLEDRYATGEHGLEHEIVAASLRHGVLCRFTAFVAVDTRVVAEGGPRHRVVQPVEMPSGWDMPAPPAPMAAAAPMAFATAAPAIFRVPGGDEEELDVPDLLDPLPRTTQRPGAARGRSFFRAPSPKAAPAPPPPVRLSPDTVMPQLTAELTRLRAAADLPGLERRRYLADLGSRLAALVSYLGGEDRLAALAAELSACETSPDADVDALWHRTDALLAELTGGHGGGHGGGHGGSAGPEHGRGFRPSFWKRS; this is encoded by the coding sequence ATGACTGTTCCGATCACCCCGCTGAAGCCCGGTGAGTACGCGCCGCTGCCCGACGCGGGGCTCGGCGCGCTGCGGACCGGCAAGGGCAACCTCCCGTTGGAGAGCGTCGGCGTCGAGGCCCTGATCACCGGCCTGACCTCGGGCGTCGAGGTGGCCCAGGGGTTCCGCAACCCGCACGAGGTGCCCTTGGAGGCGACCTACATCTTCCCGCTGCCCGACCGCGCCGCGGTGACGTCCTTCCGCATGGAGGCCGCCGACCGCGTCGTCGAGGGGGTGCTGAAGGAGCGCGGCCAGGCCCGGCGGGACTACGACCGCGCGCTGGCCGAGGGCCGCAGGGCCGCCATCGCCGAGGAGGACCGCCCGGACGTGTTCACGATCCGGGTCGGCAACGTCCTCCCCGGCGAGCGGGTGACCGTGCGGCTGACGCTCAGCCAGCCGCTCCCCTACGAGGACGGCGCCGCGACGTTCCGCTTCCCCCTCGTCGTGGCCCCCCGGTACATCCCCGGGGCGCCGCTTCCCGACCGCTCCGCCGGGGACGGCGTCGCGCCCGACACCGACGCCGTGCCCGACGCCTCGCGCATCACTCCCCCGGTGCTGCTGCCCGGCTTCCCCAACCCCGTGCGGCTGGAGCTCGGCGCCCGCGTCGACCCGGCGGGGCTGGAGCTGACGGCGATCCGCTCCAGCCTGCACGAGGTGGACCAGGAGGGGGACACCGTACGGCTGCGGCCGGGCGAGCGCCTGGACCGGGACTTCGTGCTGCGCCTGGAGTTCGCCGCCTCCGCCGCCCTGGCTCTGGTCCCCGACGAGGCGGGCCACGAGGGCGCGGCCGGGGACGATGCCGAGGCCGTGCCCGGCGAGGGTGACGCGGAGGACGGGGACGGCACCTTCACCCTGACCGTGCTGCCGCCGCCGGAGGAGGCAGGCGAGCGGCGGCCCCGCGACGTGGTGCTGCTGCTGGACCGTTCTGGCAGCATGGCCGGGTGGAAGATGGTCGCCGCCCGCCGGGCCGCGGCCCGCATCGTCGACACGCTCACCTCCGCGGACCGGTTCGCGGTACTGTCGTTCGACTCGGTGGTGGAGCGTCCCGAGCGCCTCGACCCCGGCCTGGTCCCCGCCTCCGACCGCAACCGGTACCGCGCGGTCGAACACCTGGCCCGCCTGGAGGCCCGGGGCGGCACCGAGCTGCTGCAGCCGATGGAGGAAGGGCTCGGCCTGCTGGCCGACCCGGCGCGTGAGGGCGTGCTGGTGCTGGTCACCGACGGCCAGGTCGGCAACGAGGACCAGATCCTGGAACGCCTCGGCGCCAGGCTCGCCGCCGTGCGCGTCCACACCGTCGGCATCGACCGGGCCGTCAACGCCGGGTTCCTCGGCAGGCTCGCCGGGCTCGGCGCCGGCCGGTGCGAGCTGGTCGAGTCCGAGGACCGGCTGGACGAGGCCATGGAGCACATCCACCGCAGGATCGGCTCCCCGCTGGTGACCGGCCTGACCCTCAAGGCCGAGGGCCTGGACGTGCTGCCCGCCACCGTCACCCACCTCGGCTCCCTGTACTCGGGGGTGCCGCTCACCGTCTCGGGACGGTTCCGCGGCCCCGCGAGCGGCGCGATCACCGTCCACGGGCTGACCGCCGAGGGGCGGCCGTGGGAGCGGCGCCTCACCGGGACGCCGGCCACGGGCACGGCCGCGCGGGCGATCTGGGCCAGGGCGCACCTGCGCCGCCTGGAGGACCGCTACGCGACCGGGGAGCACGGGCTGGAGCACGAGATCGTCGCCGCGTCGCTGCGGCACGGGGTGCTGTGCCGGTTCACGGCGTTCGTGGCCGTCGACACCCGCGTGGTCGCCGAGGGCGGCCCCCGGCACCGGGTGGTCCAGCCGGTGGAGATGCCGAGCGGCTGGGACATGCCGGCCCCGCCCGCGCCCATGGCGGCGGCCGCCCCGATGGCCTTCGCGACGGCGGCGCCCGCGATCTTCAGGGTGCCCGGCGGGGACGAGGAGGAGTTGGACGTGCCCGACCTGCTGGACCCGTTGCCGCGGACGACCCAGCGTCCCGGGGCCGCGCGGGGCAGGTCCTTCTTCCGCGCGCCGAGCCCCAAGGCGGCCCCGGCGCCGCCCCCGCCGGTGCGGCTGTCGCCCGACACCGTCATGCCGCAGCTCACCGCCGAGCTGACCCGGCTGCGCGCCGCCGCGGACCTGCCCGGCCTGGAGCGGCGCCGCTACCTGGCCGACCTGGGCAGCCGCCTGGCGGCCCTGGTGTCCTACCTCGGCGGCGAGGACCGTCTCGCCGCCCTGGCCGCCGAGCTGTCGGCGTGCGAGACGTCCCCGGACGCCGACGTGGACGCGCTATGGCACCGGACGGACGCCCTTCTCGCCGAACTGACCGGCGGGCACGGCGGAGGACACGGCGGCGGGCACGGCGGGTCGGCGGGCCCGGAGCACGGACGCGGCTTCCGCCCGTCCTTCTGGAAGCGCTCCTGA
- a CDS encoding MerR family transcriptional regulator, with amino-acid sequence MSDTWTIGELAERAADLLGPAARRPNGRVRDVPNERLIRWYTTIGLLDPPLTRRGRVALYGRRHLLQLLAVKRRQAEGRSIAEIQAELAGATDATLEAIARPSAPMAVDVPHPAPEGPQDPPAPDDHVPVSPPPARARFWAERPAAPPPAPAANVHAPHADGAGEVPDGAAEWLVHGVRLAPGVTLLLDGPAPHPAEVAALREAARPLLAVLAARRRAPAPGDITAGAEAGTETAHPGPVRPGPGPSEGMHA; translated from the coding sequence ATGAGCGACACCTGGACCATCGGCGAGCTGGCGGAGCGGGCGGCGGACCTGCTCGGCCCCGCGGCGCGCCGCCCCAATGGCCGGGTCCGCGACGTCCCCAACGAGCGGCTGATCCGGTGGTACACGACCATCGGCCTGCTGGACCCGCCGCTCACCCGCCGGGGCCGGGTCGCCCTGTACGGCAGGCGGCACCTGCTCCAGCTCCTCGCCGTCAAACGCCGCCAGGCCGAGGGCCGGTCCATCGCCGAGATCCAGGCCGAGCTGGCCGGCGCGACCGACGCGACGTTGGAGGCGATCGCCCGCCCGTCCGCCCCCATGGCCGTGGACGTGCCCCACCCCGCGCCGGAGGGTCCCCAGGATCCCCCGGCACCCGACGACCACGTCCCCGTTTCGCCGCCCCCGGCACGAGCCCGGTTCTGGGCCGAGCGCCCGGCCGCCCCGCCGCCCGCGCCCGCCGCGAACGTCCACGCCCCGCACGCCGACGGCGCCGGCGAGGTCCCGGACGGCGCCGCGGAGTGGCTGGTGCACGGGGTGCGGCTCGCGCCCGGGGTCACGCTGCTGCTCGACGGCCCCGCTCCCCACCCCGCCGAGGTCGCCGCGCTGCGCGAGGCCGCGCGTCCCCTCCTGGCGGTGCTCGCCGCACGCCGCCGGGCCCCGGCCCCCGGCGACATCACCGCCGGCGCGGAGGCCGGCACGGAGACCGCCCACCCCGGCCCCGTCCGTCCCGGGCCCGGCCCGTCCGAAGGGATGCACGCATGA
- a CDS encoding Dps family protein, with translation MAHITSPLPADKQKIVGEALQGALIDLLDLSLVGKQAHWNLVGRNFRSLHLQLDDIVALARSSADSAAERAVALGVNPDGRAATIARDTRVQQLGYGYVEDAKVIEVFTEILGSMIARMRERIEATDDADLVTQDLLIAVTEELEKHHWMVQAQR, from the coding sequence ATGGCCCACATCACCAGCCCGCTGCCGGCCGACAAGCAGAAGATCGTCGGTGAGGCGCTGCAGGGCGCGCTCATCGATCTCCTCGACCTCTCGCTCGTGGGCAAGCAGGCCCACTGGAACCTCGTCGGGCGGAACTTCCGCTCGCTGCACCTCCAGCTCGACGACATCGTCGCGCTGGCCCGATCCAGCGCCGACTCCGCGGCGGAGCGGGCGGTGGCCCTCGGCGTCAACCCCGACGGGCGGGCCGCCACGATCGCCCGCGACACGCGGGTGCAGCAGCTCGGCTACGGCTACGTCGAGGACGCCAAGGTCATCGAGGTGTTCACCGAGATACTCGGCTCGATGATCGCCCGGATGCGCGAGCGGATCGAGGCGACCGACGACGCCGACCTCGTCACCCAGGACCTGCTCATCGCGGTGACCGAGGAACTGGAGAAGCACCACTGGATGGTCCAGGCGCAGCGCTGA